One Thermithiobacillus tepidarius DSM 3134 DNA segment encodes these proteins:
- a CDS encoding DUF1924 domain-containing protein yields MRKWFAALSLLSALPAFAATPEALLQHYTQQARQENPAFSAFSAERGRQFYQAEHRSPRGEAVSCATCHTADPRRPGRTRANKVIQPLAPAINGERLTDLAKAEKWFRRNCHDVLGRECTAQEKGDFVHYLLSVK; encoded by the coding sequence ATGCGTAAATGGTTCGCCGCCTTGTCCTTGCTCTCCGCCCTGCCCGCCTTCGCCGCCACGCCCGAGGCGCTGCTGCAGCATTACACCCAACAGGCCCGGCAGGAAAACCCCGCCTTCAGCGCCTTCTCGGCGGAACGCGGCCGGCAGTTCTACCAGGCCGAGCACCGCTCGCCCCGCGGCGAGGCCGTGAGCTGCGCCACCTGCCATACCGCCGATCCGCGCCGCCCGGGCCGGACCCGCGCCAACAAGGTCATCCAGCCCCTGGCGCCGGCCATCAACGGCGAGCGCCTGACGGATCTCGCGAAGGCGGAAAAATGGTTCCGCCGCAACTGCCATGACGTGCTCGGCCGCGAGTGCACGGCCCAGGAAAAGGGCGACTTCGTCCATTATCTGCTCTCGGTGAAATAG
- a CDS encoding response regulator, whose translation MRILLVEDDPLLGDGLRVGLGQEGYTVDWIRDGQAARLALETGSYGLVVLDIGLPRLSGLELLRALRAQGNGVPVLILTARDAVADRVAGLDGGADDYMIKPFDLDELAARIRALLRRRMGRASPVLRHGELALDPAAHRVTLAGEAVELSPREFALLQALLDNAGRVLSRAQLEESLYGWGEEVESNAVEVHVHHLRRKLGPELIRTVRGVGYTIDRP comes from the coding sequence TTGCGCATCCTCCTCGTAGAAGACGACCCCCTGCTCGGCGACGGCCTGCGCGTCGGCCTCGGCCAGGAGGGCTACACGGTCGACTGGATTCGGGACGGCCAGGCGGCCCGCCTGGCGCTGGAAACCGGCAGCTATGGCCTGGTGGTGCTGGATATCGGCCTGCCGCGCCTGTCCGGCCTCGAGCTGCTGCGCGCCCTGCGTGCGCAGGGCAACGGAGTGCCCGTGCTCATCCTCACCGCCCGCGACGCCGTGGCCGACCGCGTCGCCGGGCTGGACGGCGGCGCCGACGACTACATGATCAAACCCTTCGACCTGGACGAACTGGCTGCCCGCATCCGTGCCCTGCTGCGCCGGCGGATGGGGCGGGCCAGCCCCGTCCTGCGTCATGGCGAGTTGGCCTTGGACCCGGCCGCCCACCGCGTCACCCTGGCCGGCGAAGCGGTGGAGCTGTCGCCGCGCGAGTTCGCGCTCTTGCAGGCCCTCCTGGACAACGCCGGCCGCGTGCTGTCCCGCGCCCAGCTCGAGGAAAGCCTCTACGGCTGGGGCGAAGAGGTGGAGAGCAACGCCGTGGAAGTCCACGTCCACCACCTGCGCCGCAAGCTCGGCCCGGAGCTCATCCGCACCGTGCGCGGCGTGGGCTACACCATCGATCGGCCCTGA
- a CDS encoding diheme cytochrome c — translation MKIRNLLSLAVLIGAVTATGLLLADDDEHKTGSARALPPVANAQWQAECASCHMAYHPGLLPARSWRQIMANLDKHFGENASLDKATAEEITRFLVQHSADNSPVRRSQKIAASIPPGKTPVRITETPWFRAQHDEISPAVWKRQKIGSPANCVACHQGAERGDFSEERVRIPR, via the coding sequence ATGAAAATCCGCAATTTGCTCAGCCTCGCCGTACTGATCGGCGCCGTGACCGCCACCGGTCTGCTGTTGGCCGACGATGATGAACACAAAACCGGCAGCGCCCGCGCGCTGCCGCCGGTGGCCAACGCCCAATGGCAGGCCGAATGCGCGAGCTGCCACATGGCCTATCACCCCGGCCTGCTGCCGGCGCGCTCCTGGCGCCAGATCATGGCCAATCTCGACAAGCACTTCGGCGAGAATGCCAGCCTGGACAAGGCCACCGCCGAGGAAATCACCCGCTTCCTGGTCCAGCACAGCGCCGACAACAGCCCCGTGCGCCGCAGCCAGAAGATCGCCGCCTCCATCCCGCCGGGCAAGACACCCGTGCGCATCACCGAAACCCCGTGGTTCCGCGCCCAGCACGACGAGATCAGCCCGGCCGTCTGGAAGCGCCAGAAGATCGGCAGCCCGGCCAACTGCGTGGCCTGCCATCAGGGCGCGGAGCGGGGAGACTTTTCGGAGGAGCGCGTGAGGATTCCGAGATAG
- a CDS encoding tetratricopeptide repeat protein, whose protein sequence is MKKRKHLLSLSIAVWLAAPAWTQAAEAPPATPAQTLAAPADAQAQAQLGYRYETGQGVVRDYTEAAKWYRLAARQGHAGAQLNLGFLYDNGRGVPVDHREALSWYRQAARQGNVHAQALLGCLYEAGKGGPGDARWHRPEGPGDAVAQKLMGALYESGTLFPRDDLEAFKWYRLAAEAGLPAAQFNVGLYYEQGRGVAQHYAEALQWYRRAAAQGYADAQVNLGYLYQQGEGVPADLHEARRWYEQAAAQGNPVAMYNLGRLDETGKGAASGNAEALGWYEKAAAAGAPQAMERLAAIYQAGLLGVAPDPQQAQSWRLRAQAARAGH, encoded by the coding sequence ATGAAAAAACGAAAGCACCTGCTCTCCCTCAGCATCGCCGTATGGCTGGCCGCACCGGCCTGGACCCAGGCCGCGGAGGCGCCTCCGGCCACGCCGGCCCAAACGCTGGCCGCGCCGGCGGACGCGCAGGCCCAGGCCCAGTTGGGCTACCGTTACGAAACCGGCCAGGGGGTTGTTCGCGACTACACCGAGGCGGCCAAGTGGTACCGCTTGGCCGCCAGGCAAGGCCATGCCGGCGCGCAGCTGAACCTGGGCTTCCTCTACGACAACGGACGCGGCGTGCCGGTGGACCACCGGGAAGCCCTGTCCTGGTACCGCCAGGCCGCACGCCAAGGCAACGTCCACGCCCAGGCCCTGCTGGGCTGTCTCTACGAGGCCGGCAAGGGCGGACCCGGCGATGCCCGCTGGCACCGACCGGAAGGCCCGGGCGATGCCGTCGCCCAGAAACTCATGGGTGCGCTCTATGAAAGCGGCACGCTCTTCCCCCGGGACGATCTGGAAGCCTTCAAGTGGTACCGCCTGGCCGCCGAGGCCGGCCTGCCCGCGGCGCAGTTCAACGTGGGACTCTACTACGAGCAGGGCCGCGGCGTGGCCCAGCACTACGCCGAGGCCCTGCAGTGGTACCGCCGCGCCGCCGCGCAGGGCTACGCCGATGCCCAGGTCAACCTGGGCTATCTGTACCAGCAGGGCGAAGGCGTGCCGGCGGACCTCCACGAGGCCCGGCGCTGGTACGAACAGGCCGCAGCCCAGGGCAACCCCGTGGCCATGTACAATCTGGGCCGGCTCGATGAGACCGGCAAGGGCGCCGCGTCCGGCAACGCCGAGGCCTTGGGCTGGTACGAGAAGGCCGCCGCGGCCGGCGCGCCGCAGGCCATGGAGCGCCTGGCGGCGATCTACCAGGCGGGCCTGCTCGGCGTCGCGCCCGACCCCCAGCAGGCGCAAAGCTGGCGCCTCCGGGCCCAGGCGGCGCGGGCCGGGCACTGA
- a CDS encoding cytochrome b/b6 domain-containing protein, whose protein sequence is MDTLSYERRKVYDLPLRLIHAWNALVILLLLATGWLSDFFEAGAPAAGLWNVHILAGYGLVAGLAARLTWGLVGPRHARFADLWHPRAWLAALRTRRLPHAPRFGHDPLASLVYLAAYIVLLGMAGTGLALAAVEHDMGPLAAWLGDSVWLNEFFEEPHELGYGLLAGFVGLHLLALALHERFGRRPVAQAMVSGYQYRPSDASGVDHA, encoded by the coding sequence ATGGACACCCTCAGCTACGAACGGCGCAAGGTTTACGACCTGCCCCTGCGCCTCATCCACGCCTGGAACGCGCTCGTCATCCTGCTCTTGCTGGCGACCGGCTGGCTGTCGGACTTCTTCGAGGCCGGCGCGCCGGCGGCGGGCCTCTGGAACGTGCACATCCTGGCCGGCTACGGCCTGGTCGCCGGCCTGGCGGCGCGCCTGACCTGGGGCCTGGTCGGCCCGCGCCACGCCCGCTTTGCCGACCTGTGGCACCCGCGCGCCTGGCTTGCCGCACTGCGCACCCGCCGCCTGCCCCATGCCCCGCGCTTCGGCCACGACCCCCTGGCCAGCCTCGTCTATCTGGCCGCCTACATCGTCCTGCTCGGCATGGCCGGCACCGGCCTGGCCCTCGCCGCCGTCGAGCACGATATGGGCCCGCTCGCTGCCTGGCTCGGCGACAGCGTCTGGCTCAATGAGTTCTTCGAGGAGCCGCACGAACTCGGCTATGGCCTGCTCGCCGGCTTCGTGGGCCTGCATCTGCTCGCCCTGGCCCTGCACGAGCGCTTCGGCCGGCGCCCCGTCGCCCAGGCCATGGTGAGCGGCTATCAATACCGTCCATCCGATGCTTCAGGAGTCGATCATGCGTAA
- a CDS encoding ATP-binding protein, with translation MPVPSLRRRLLVLLLLVLSLAWALAAGLSFLDARHELDEVFDAQLAQSARVLLAQFSPEADDEEIETEELERPQHKYEQQIAFQIWHRDGRLLLRSASAPATPLSPLTEGYGDRQIQGQAWRVFSRWDADRRHYIQVGERRAVRDELAGHIAARLLLPLGLALPLLAGLVWFGVGRGLAPLRQVAEAVGRRAPRHLDRLDSSRAPAEVRPLLDALNALFAKLEAAFARERRFTADAAHELRTPLAALKTQAQVARRAQDAAERERALDNVLRGVDRATRLVEQLLALARLEHENAAWQWQPVELAGLAAAVLAELEPTAHAKGIGVSLAAPDSCVLPGDATALAILLRNLVDNAVRHTPAGGQVAVRVSCDPAQALLEVSDNGPGIPAAERDKVWERFYRGEGVEAEGSGLGLSIVRRIIELHGGTVELGEPAAGRGLRVSCRFPLRR, from the coding sequence ATGCCCGTCCCCTCCCTGCGCCGCCGCCTGCTCGTCCTGCTGCTGCTGGTGCTCAGCCTGGCCTGGGCCCTGGCGGCGGGCTTGAGCTTTCTCGACGCCCGCCACGAGCTCGACGAGGTGTTCGATGCCCAGCTCGCCCAGTCGGCGCGGGTGCTGCTGGCCCAGTTTTCGCCCGAGGCGGACGACGAGGAAATCGAAACCGAGGAGCTGGAGAGGCCGCAACACAAGTACGAGCAGCAGATCGCCTTCCAGATCTGGCACCGGGACGGCCGACTCCTGCTGCGCTCGGCCAGCGCCCCGGCCACGCCTCTGTCGCCGCTCACCGAGGGCTACGGCGACCGGCAGATCCAAGGGCAGGCCTGGCGGGTCTTCTCGCGCTGGGATGCCGATCGCCGCCACTACATCCAGGTGGGCGAGCGTCGGGCGGTGCGCGACGAGCTGGCCGGCCACATCGCCGCCCGCCTGCTGCTGCCTCTGGGCCTGGCCCTGCCGCTGCTCGCCGGCCTGGTCTGGTTCGGAGTGGGCCGCGGCTTGGCACCCCTGCGGCAGGTCGCGGAGGCCGTGGGCCGACGCGCCCCCCGGCACCTGGACCGGCTCGACAGTAGCCGGGCGCCCGCCGAAGTCCGTCCGCTCCTCGACGCCCTCAACGCCCTCTTCGCCAAGCTCGAAGCCGCCTTCGCGCGCGAGCGCCGCTTCACCGCCGATGCCGCCCACGAACTGCGCACGCCCCTGGCCGCCCTCAAGACCCAGGCCCAGGTCGCCCGCCGCGCCCAGGACGCGGCCGAACGCGAGCGCGCGCTCGACAACGTGCTGCGCGGCGTGGACCGGGCCACGCGCCTGGTCGAGCAACTCCTCGCCTTGGCGCGGCTGGAGCACGAGAACGCCGCCTGGCAGTGGCAGCCGGTGGAGCTGGCGGGCCTGGCCGCCGCGGTGCTGGCGGAGCTGGAGCCGACCGCCCATGCCAAAGGCATCGGCGTGAGCCTGGCGGCACCCGACTCCTGCGTCCTGCCGGGCGACGCCACGGCGCTGGCCATCCTGCTGCGCAATCTGGTGGACAACGCCGTGCGCCACACGCCCGCCGGCGGCCAGGTAGCGGTGCGGGTGTCCTGCGATCCCGCGCAGGCGCTGCTGGAAGTGAGCGACAACGGGCCCGGCATCCCGGCCGCGGAGCGGGACAAGGTGTGGGAGCGCTTCTATCGCGGCGAGGGGGTCGAGGCCGAGGGCAGCGGGCTGGGCCTGTCCATCGTGCGCCGCATCATCGAGCTGCACGGCGGCACGGTCGAACTGGGGGAGCCGGCGGCGGGCCGGGGACTGCGGGTCAGCTGCCGCTTTCCGCTGCGGCGCTGA
- a CDS encoding NADH:flavin oxidoreductase/NADH oxidase, which produces MSKLFSPLSLRGLTFKNRIFVSPMCQYSAEDGIPNLWHMVHLGSRAVGGAALVMAEATAVSPEGRISPADLGIWSEVHVNAFAPIVEFLKEEGAVPAIQIAHAGRKASTDVPWHGGQPLGPAAGGWETVAPSALPFASGWPAPRALAREELDGIVTQFAEAAIRSLEAGFEVVEIHMAHGYLLHEFLSPIANQREDEYGGSLENRARLPLQVAEAVRAVWPDDKPVFVRISATDWVEGGWDLAQSIQLTHWLKLRGIDMIDCSSGGMVMDAKIPAAPGFQVPFAEAIRREAGIATGAVGLITEPAQAEQIVAMGQADAVFMAREFLRDPYWPLHAARALGVDLPWPVQYARAKPR; this is translated from the coding sequence ATGAGCAAACTCTTTTCACCCTTGTCGTTGCGCGGCCTCACCTTCAAGAACCGCATCTTCGTCTCGCCCATGTGCCAGTACTCGGCCGAGGACGGCATTCCCAACCTGTGGCACATGGTGCACCTGGGCAGCCGGGCGGTGGGCGGCGCGGCGCTGGTGATGGCGGAGGCGACCGCGGTGTCGCCCGAGGGGCGCATCTCGCCCGCCGATCTCGGCATCTGGTCCGAGGTGCACGTCAACGCCTTCGCGCCCATCGTCGAGTTCCTCAAGGAGGAGGGGGCGGTGCCCGCCATCCAGATCGCCCATGCCGGCCGCAAGGCTTCCACGGACGTGCCCTGGCACGGCGGCCAGCCGCTGGGGCCGGCGGCGGGCGGCTGGGAGACCGTGGCGCCGAGCGCGCTGCCTTTCGCCTCCGGCTGGCCCGCGCCGCGGGCGTTGGCGCGCGAGGAGCTGGACGGCATCGTCACGCAGTTCGCCGAGGCGGCCATCCGCAGCCTGGAGGCGGGCTTCGAGGTGGTCGAGATCCACATGGCCCACGGCTATCTGCTGCACGAGTTCCTGTCCCCCATCGCCAACCAGCGCGAGGATGAATACGGCGGCAGCCTGGAAAACCGCGCCCGTCTGCCCCTGCAGGTCGCCGAGGCGGTACGCGCCGTCTGGCCGGACGACAAGCCGGTCTTCGTGCGCATTTCCGCCACCGACTGGGTGGAGGGCGGCTGGGATCTGGCCCAGTCCATCCAACTGACCCACTGGCTCAAGCTGCGCGGCATCGACATGATCGACTGCTCCAGCGGCGGCATGGTGATGGATGCCAAGATCCCGGCCGCGCCCGGTTTCCAGGTGCCTTTCGCCGAGGCCATCCGCCGCGAGGCCGGCATCGCCACCGGCGCGGTCGGCCTCATCACCGAGCCGGCGCAGGCGGAGCAGATCGTGGCCATGGGCCAGGCCGACGCCGTATTCATGGCGCGCGAGTTCCTGCGCGATCCCTACTGGCCGCTGCACGCGGCCCGGGCGCTGGGCGTGGACCTGCCCTGGCCGGTGCAGTACGCGCGCGCCAAGCCGCGCTGA
- a CDS encoding M14 family metallopeptidase: MLNIIDHVPDGLLAADARHLHEVLAGPTLIHLPGRRPEPLFVSVLLHGNEDTGLTAVQALWRKYQGRELPRALSVFIGNVAAARHGMRRLEGQPDYNRIWPGGEAGQTPEHAMMGQVVAEMRARGVFASVDVHNNTGLNPHYACVNRIDQRFFHLATLFSRTVVYFIRPLGVQTAAFAELCPAVTLECGQPGQAYGVEHVLDYLEACLHLAEIPTHPVAEHDMDLFHTVATVTVPAAVDFGFGDAAADIRFVGDLDHLNFRELPAGTLLGWLRPDGGVRLEVRDEQGREVGADFFRWDHGEIRTARPLMPSMLTLDQRVIRQDCLCYLMERYPLAGA; encoded by the coding sequence ATGCTGAACATCATCGATCACGTGCCGGACGGCCTGCTGGCGGCGGATGCGCGCCACCTGCACGAGGTGTTGGCGGGGCCGACCCTGATCCATCTGCCGGGCCGGCGGCCGGAGCCGCTCTTCGTGTCGGTGCTGCTGCACGGCAACGAGGACACCGGGCTGACCGCGGTGCAGGCCCTTTGGCGCAAATATCAAGGGCGCGAGCTGCCGCGGGCGCTGTCCGTCTTCATCGGCAACGTGGCGGCGGCGCGCCACGGCATGCGCCGCCTGGAGGGGCAGCCCGACTACAACCGCATCTGGCCCGGCGGCGAAGCCGGGCAGACGCCGGAGCACGCCATGATGGGCCAGGTGGTGGCGGAGATGCGCGCGCGCGGCGTCTTCGCCAGCGTGGACGTGCACAACAACACCGGCCTCAACCCGCATTACGCCTGCGTCAACCGCATCGACCAGCGCTTTTTCCATCTGGCCACGCTGTTCAGCCGCACGGTGGTCTATTTCATCCGCCCGCTCGGCGTGCAGACGGCAGCCTTCGCCGAGCTCTGTCCCGCCGTCACCCTGGAATGCGGGCAGCCGGGGCAGGCCTATGGGGTGGAGCACGTGCTGGATTACTTGGAGGCCTGCCTGCACCTGGCCGAGATTCCCACCCACCCGGTGGCCGAGCACGATATGGATCTCTTTCACACGGTGGCGACGGTGACGGTGCCGGCGGCGGTGGACTTCGGCTTCGGCGACGCGGCGGCGGACATCCGCTTCGTCGGCGACCTCGACCATCTCAACTTCCGCGAACTGCCGGCGGGCACGCTGCTCGGCTGGTTGCGGCCGGACGGCGGCGTCCGGCTGGAAGTGCGCGACGAGCAGGGCCGGGAGGTGGGCGCGGATTTCTTCCGCTGGGACCACGGCGAGATCCGCACCGCGCGCCCGCTCATGCCGTCCATGCTCACCCTCGACCAGCGGGTGATCCGCCAGGACTGCCTGTGCTATCTCATGGAGCGCTATCCGTTGGCGGGCGCATAG
- a CDS encoding (2Fe-2S)-binding protein: MVALTVNGKAQSVDVSPDTPLLWVLRDTLGLTGTKYGCGIAQCGACTVHLDGRPVRSCVTPVSAASGRQVTTIEGLSADGSHPVQRAWIAEQVPQCGYCQSGQIMAAAALLAGNPKPSDADIDAAMAGNLCRCGTYPRIRRAIHRAAKGAGGAA, from the coding sequence ATGGTGGCATTGACGGTAAACGGCAAGGCGCAGTCGGTGGACGTCAGTCCCGACACCCCGCTTCTGTGGGTGCTGCGCGATACCCTGGGACTCACCGGCACCAAATACGGCTGCGGCATCGCCCAGTGCGGCGCCTGCACCGTGCACTTGGACGGCCGGCCCGTCCGCTCCTGCGTCACGCCGGTCTCCGCCGCCAGCGGCCGGCAGGTCACCACCATCGAGGGCCTGTCCGCCGACGGCAGCCATCCCGTGCAGCGGGCCTGGATCGCCGAGCAGGTGCCCCAGTGCGGCTACTGCCAGTCGGGGCAGATCATGGCCGCCGCGGCACTGCTGGCCGGCAATCCCAAGCCCTCGGACGCCGACATCGATGCCGCCATGGCCGGAAACCTGTGCCGCTGCGGTACCTACCCACGCATCCGCCGGGCCATCCACCGGGCGGCCAAGGGCGCCGGAGGTGCGGCATGA